In a genomic window of Nodosilinea sp. E11:
- a CDS encoding ATP-binding protein → MANRRDRLKASRKGLERVEDAIRQQGWGRQSAAWYDRAHVSLATLRRFWQRIPISADAFKAICEAAGVDWPQVADRPPAIAETMPAAKAYSEVWVGRAALIEELVQGCQQGCRLLLVTGMTGIGKTALVNQLCQRLETALPTRHRVTFDDRDQTSFSQIAPYLTGGAGDLASLSPEESISAVVNQLTSQPRLLILDGLEATLEGNDETGWSEFKDPQWQRFFHRLLAAEHCQTVVLVATQEFPVQLRSLGSRYPAVWRCVPLKGLEPTEQMLLLQQLGLATDINSTTQNQLQRIGAAYEGHPLTLQIIAGEILNPPFDGNLTAYWGTYGHEIEQLERATQAMPLEGEADRLRLDSYSRRLRQIVRQRLETSFNRLQAQVPLAYRLLCLGAVYRRPVVEAFWLNLLTPLQPNLDQQQLMLDALIDRYLVEELVTHDQLHLRQHNLIRSIALSHLRHLRTHDDNASTRA, encoded by the coding sequence ATGGCCAATCGGCGCGACAGGTTAAAAGCCTCTCGAAAGGGGTTAGAACGGGTTGAAGACGCGATTCGCCAACAGGGTTGGGGACGGCAATCGGCGGCCTGGTACGATCGCGCTCACGTTTCTCTAGCCACCCTGCGGCGGTTCTGGCAGCGGATTCCAATTAGTGCCGATGCGTTCAAGGCGATCTGTGAGGCGGCGGGGGTCGATTGGCCCCAGGTGGCCGACCGACCCCCTGCGATCGCAGAGACAATGCCCGCCGCTAAAGCTTACAGCGAGGTCTGGGTTGGGCGGGCGGCGCTGATCGAGGAGCTAGTGCAGGGTTGTCAGCAGGGTTGTCGGCTGCTGCTGGTCACCGGCATGACTGGCATTGGCAAAACAGCTCTGGTCAATCAGCTCTGTCAACGCCTAGAAACGGCTCTGCCAACTCGGCACCGCGTTACTTTCGACGATCGCGATCAGACCAGCTTCAGCCAAATTGCTCCCTACCTGACCGGTGGCGCTGGCGATTTAGCCTCGCTTTCGCCGGAGGAAAGCATCAGTGCAGTGGTCAACCAGTTGACCAGTCAGCCCCGCCTGCTGATCTTAGATGGGTTAGAAGCCACCCTTGAAGGCAACGACGAAACCGGCTGGAGCGAATTTAAAGATCCCCAGTGGCAGCGGTTTTTCCATCGCCTCTTGGCCGCTGAGCACTGTCAGACTGTGGTGCTGGTGGCCACTCAAGAATTTCCGGTGCAGCTGCGATCGCTCGGCAGCCGTTACCCCGCTGTTTGGCGCTGTGTCCCCCTCAAGGGGTTAGAGCCCACCGAGCAAATGCTGCTGCTCCAGCAATTGGGGCTAGCCACCGACATCAACAGCACCACTCAAAATCAACTACAGCGGATTGGAGCCGCCTACGAAGGGCACCCCCTGACCTTGCAAATTATCGCTGGAGAAATTCTCAACCCGCCGTTTGACGGCAACCTGACTGCCTACTGGGGCACCTACGGCCACGAGATTGAGCAGCTAGAGCGGGCTACCCAGGCCATGCCCCTAGAGGGCGAAGCCGATCGGCTGCGGCTAGATTCCTATTCGCGGCGTTTGCGGCAAATTGTGCGCCAGCGCTTAGAAACCAGCTTTAACCGCCTGCAGGCCCAGGTACCGCTGGCCTACCGGCTGCTCTGTCTGGGGGCAGTCTATCGTCGCCCAGTAGTGGAGGCTTTTTGGCTGAACCTGCTGACTCCGCTGCAACCCAACCTTGACCAGCAGCAGCTAATGCTAGACGCCCTCATCGATCGCTACTTAGTGGAAGAGCTAGTGACCCACGACCAGCTCCATCTGCGCCAGCACAATTTGATTCGCAGCATTGCTCTCAGCCATCTACGTCACCTCCGCACCCACGATGACAACGCCTCGACCCGCGCTTGA
- a CDS encoding GIY-YIG nuclease family protein encodes MPFTSMNINSVPETDGIYVIYDEASADLPAYIGKSNNIRRRLIEHFIGRGRKTIDLFTDQGHNLWFSFDYSNNPYGARAVALAKLSPAGQKKRKIQYLEDL; translated from the coding sequence ATGCCTTTTACCAGCATGAACATAAATTCAGTGCCAGAGACCGATGGCATCTATGTAATTTATGATGAAGCATCAGCAGATTTGCCTGCCTACATTGGTAAATCAAATAATATCCGGCGTCGACTAATAGAACACTTCATTGGTCGAGGCCGCAAAACTATTGATTTGTTTACAGATCAGGGGCATAATTTATGGTTTTCCTTTGACTATTCTAATAACCCCTATGGAGCTAGAGCAGTAGCGCTAGCAAAGCTTTCTCCCGCTGGCCAAAAAAAACGTAAAATTCAGTATTTAGAAGATCTTTAG
- a CDS encoding alpha/beta hydrolase — protein MRHQTRQVLMAIALASLSLGALFAPAQAAERVRLNYRGFSRSVPVPLLVALADTGATSGVLGGLLNQAGQDANQLRSLLTRPLPADPVVLDRSLNSRPGEWVLDYLAQSIHTGRGAADRQALRAALVLSASDDKQITLLEVLQNYPTEEVVLEGDNIQAAYNRLASFLRPLSIFL, from the coding sequence ATGCGCCATCAAACGCGTCAAGTTTTAATGGCAATCGCCTTGGCCAGTCTGTCTCTGGGGGCTTTGTTCGCCCCTGCTCAGGCGGCTGAACGGGTGCGCCTCAACTATCGCGGCTTTAGTCGCTCTGTACCGGTACCCCTGCTTGTGGCTTTGGCCGATACAGGTGCAACCTCTGGTGTGCTCGGCGGGCTACTCAATCAGGCGGGGCAAGATGCGAACCAACTGCGATCGCTGCTTACCCGGCCACTGCCCGCCGACCCTGTCGTGCTCGATCGCTCCCTCAACAGCCGTCCTGGTGAATGGGTGCTCGACTACCTGGCCCAATCGATTCACACAGGCAGAGGTGCAGCCGACCGCCAGGCGCTGCGGGCGGCCCTAGTGCTATCTGCTAGCGACGACAAGCAAATCACGCTGCTAGAGGTGTTGCAAAATTATCCCACCGAAGAAGTCGTGTTAGAAGGCGACAATATTCAAGCTGCCTACAACCGGTTAGCCAGCTTTTTGCGTCCCCTCTCCATTTTTCTATAG
- the gap gene encoding type I glyceraldehyde-3-phosphate dehydrogenase: protein MTTLKVGINGFGRIGRLVLRGGIKNPNIEFVGINDLVPPDNLAYLLKYDSTHGRFDGTVEAVADGIVVDGKKIPCMAERNPTDLPWGDLGADYVVESTGLFTTFDTAHQHIDAGAKRVILSAPTKDPDRVHTLVVGVNHDTYNPANDIIVSNASCTTNCLAPVAKVIHENFGLAEGLMTTVHAATATQPTVDGPSKKDFRGGRGAGQNIIPASTGAAKAVTLVLPELKGKLTGMAFRVPTPNVSVVDLTFRTEQSTSYEAICAAVKAAANGPMSGILGYTEDDVVSSDFITDPHSSTFDAGAGMGLNDRFFKVVTWYDNEWGYSMRVVDLMLYMAQTEGILSGVKIPATV from the coding sequence ATGACCACCCTAAAAGTTGGCATCAACGGCTTTGGCCGCATTGGTCGCCTGGTACTGCGCGGCGGCATCAAGAACCCCAACATTGAATTTGTCGGCATCAACGATCTCGTACCGCCCGACAACCTCGCCTATTTGCTCAAGTACGATTCCACCCACGGGCGCTTTGACGGTACCGTCGAAGCCGTGGCTGACGGCATTGTCGTCGATGGCAAAAAAATTCCCTGTATGGCCGAGCGCAACCCTACTGATTTGCCCTGGGGCGATCTCGGGGCCGACTACGTGGTCGAGTCTACGGGGCTATTCACTACGTTTGACACGGCCCATCAGCACATTGATGCCGGAGCCAAGCGGGTGATTCTCTCGGCCCCCACCAAAGACCCCGATCGCGTGCATACCCTGGTAGTGGGCGTGAACCATGACACCTACAACCCCGCCAACGACATCATTGTGTCGAATGCCAGCTGCACTACCAACTGTCTGGCCCCCGTCGCCAAGGTCATCCACGAAAACTTTGGCTTAGCCGAAGGGCTGATGACCACCGTCCACGCCGCCACCGCCACCCAGCCCACCGTTGATGGCCCCTCTAAAAAAGATTTTCGCGGCGGTCGTGGCGCCGGACAAAATATCATCCCTGCCTCCACTGGGGCGGCCAAGGCAGTGACCCTGGTGCTGCCCGAACTGAAGGGTAAACTCACCGGCATGGCGTTTCGCGTACCCACGCCCAACGTGTCGGTGGTTGACCTCACCTTTAGAACCGAGCAATCCACCAGCTACGAGGCCATCTGTGCTGCTGTCAAAGCCGCCGCAAACGGCCCCATGAGCGGCATTTTGGGCTACACCGAAGACGATGTGGTCTCTAGCGATTTCATCACCGACCCTCACTCCAGCACCTTTGATGCCGGGGCGGGCATGGGACTCAACGACCGGTTCTTTAAGGTGGTGACCTGGTACGACAACGAGTGGGGCTACTCCATGCGCGTAGTCGATCTCATGCTCTACATGGCTCAAACCGAAGGCATCCTCTCAGGGGTGAAGATTCCCGCTACCGTGTGA
- the purF gene encoding amidophosphoribosyltransferase: protein MTFPSDAFLDESCDRDLADQGDRPDKPEEACGIFGLYAPDEEVARLAYFGLFALQHRGQESAGIATFDASGSHCYKHMGLVSQVFDDHILQGLSGHIAVGHTRYSTTGSSHVCNAQPAVVPTRLGDLALAHNGNLVNAADLREELIDRDHDLITTTDSEMIAFALAEAVNDGADWIQAAETAFNRCYGAFSLVIGTPNGILGARDQQGIRPLVLGVLGNEIPPVGEPAQYVLASETCALDIIGATYVRDIEPGELVWITPEGIVSRHWAEATQRKLCVFEMIYFSRPDSIVNGESLYSYRRRLGHQLAKESPADVDLIMAVPDSGVPAAIGFSQQSQIPYAEGLIKNRYVGRTFIQPTQSMREVGIRMKLNPLRDVLEGRRVLIVDDSIVRGTTSRKIVQALRDAGAIEVHMRISSPPVTHPCFYGIDTDNQDQLIAATKSLADITKQIQVDSLAYLSWEGMLAATYQDPGSFCSACFTGNYPVEIPEPFKRAKLKFEAKEPVTT, encoded by the coding sequence ATGACGTTCCCTTCCGACGCTTTCTTAGACGAGTCTTGCGATCGCGATCTTGCCGATCAGGGCGATCGCCCCGACAAACCCGAAGAAGCCTGCGGCATCTTTGGCCTCTATGCCCCTGACGAAGAGGTGGCGCGGCTGGCCTACTTTGGCCTGTTTGCCCTCCAGCACCGGGGCCAAGAGTCGGCGGGAATCGCCACCTTTGATGCCTCTGGTAGCCACTGCTACAAGCACATGGGCTTGGTTTCCCAGGTGTTTGACGACCATATTTTGCAAGGCCTGTCGGGGCATATTGCCGTCGGGCACACCCGCTATTCCACCACTGGCTCTAGCCACGTGTGCAATGCCCAGCCCGCCGTCGTACCCACCCGGCTAGGTGACCTGGCGCTAGCCCACAACGGCAACCTGGTCAACGCCGCCGACCTGCGGGAAGAGCTGATCGATCGCGATCACGACTTGATCACCACCACCGATTCCGAGATGATCGCCTTTGCCTTGGCCGAGGCGGTTAATGATGGGGCCGACTGGATTCAAGCCGCAGAAACGGCCTTTAATCGCTGCTATGGGGCCTTTAGCCTAGTGATTGGCACCCCCAACGGCATCCTTGGAGCCCGCGATCAGCAGGGCATTCGGCCCCTGGTGCTGGGGGTGCTGGGCAACGAGATTCCACCGGTAGGCGAGCCAGCTCAGTACGTATTGGCCTCAGAAACCTGTGCCCTCGACATCATTGGGGCTACCTACGTTCGCGATATCGAACCTGGGGAACTGGTGTGGATTACCCCCGAAGGGATAGTTTCCCGTCATTGGGCCGAAGCTACCCAACGCAAACTCTGCGTGTTTGAGATGATTTATTTCTCTCGCCCCGACAGCATTGTTAATGGCGAAAGCCTCTACAGCTATCGCCGCCGCCTGGGCCATCAGCTAGCGAAGGAGTCCCCCGCCGATGTCGATTTAATTATGGCGGTGCCCGACTCTGGGGTGCCCGCTGCGATTGGGTTTTCGCAACAGTCCCAAATTCCCTACGCCGAGGGCTTGATTAAAAACCGCTACGTCGGACGCACCTTTATTCAACCCACTCAGTCTATGCGGGAGGTGGGCATTCGCATGAAGCTTAACCCCCTCAGAGATGTGCTTGAAGGCCGACGGGTGCTGATCGTCGATGACTCCATTGTGCGCGGCACCACTAGCCGCAAAATCGTGCAGGCCTTACGGGATGCTGGGGCGATCGAGGTACACATGCGCATTTCGTCGCCGCCTGTGACCCACCCCTGTTTCTACGGCATCGACACCGACAATCAAGACCAACTGATTGCCGCCACAAAGTCGTTAGCCGATATCACCAAGCAAATTCAGGTCGACTCGTTGGCCTACCTGAGCTGGGAAGGCATGCTGGCCGCCACCTATCAAGACCCCGGCAGTTTCTGCTCGGCCTGCTTTACGGGCAATTACCCGGTAGAGATTCCAGAGCCGTTTAAGCGGGCCAAGCTCAAGTTTGAGGCCAAAGAGCCGGTCACCACCTGA
- a CDS encoding DUF1622 domain-containing protein, with product MDIELLGTNLAGLVRAFSGILISTCQLLAIFVISVGIVRALVIFLRSSLFKPQTPVAFQRSRLAMGYSFSLGLSFLVGASILKTMLSSQWEDIARLVIIIAVRTTLNLLLERAIRNSQSISDDMADADQPGQTALPGTAIANP from the coding sequence ATGGATATTGAACTGCTTGGGACGAATCTGGCTGGTTTAGTGCGGGCCTTTAGTGGAATTTTGATCAGCACCTGCCAACTGCTGGCCATTTTCGTCATTTCGGTGGGCATTGTTCGCGCCCTGGTGATTTTTCTGCGGTCTTCCTTGTTTAAGCCGCAAACTCCGGTTGCCTTTCAACGCAGCCGCCTAGCCATGGGCTATTCCTTCTCCCTGGGGCTGAGTTTTTTGGTCGGTGCCAGCATTCTCAAGACCATGCTGTCGAGCCAGTGGGAAGATATTGCCCGGCTGGTGATTATTATCGCTGTGCGCACGACGCTGAATCTGTTGCTGGAACGGGCGATTCGCAACAGCCAGAGCATTAGCGATGACATGGCCGATGCCGATCAACCGGGGCAAACCGCCCTGCCAGGGACGGCGATCGCCAACCCCTAG
- a CDS encoding NAD(P)/FAD-dependent oxidoreductase has translation MPSKRSPYSAPGSVAPTGDSAVRVCILGGGFGGLYCALALHQHLGKISRPVHITLVEPRDRFNFTPLLYELLTQELAPWEIAPAYTDLLKHTAVDLRQDWAEQIDLAQRRVTLRQGSPLTYDYLVVALGSQLRPPLVAGSQAHSLPFNSLGDAERLERRLGDLAHQPTVQVVVAGAGPSGVELACKLSDRLGSRGHVTVVDRRGEILRSYPERVQRAAGRALGKRGIAVYLNAAIDGVDATGLTFGHGGQPHHAPADIVLWTVGTVPRPWLGGDALKPTPFGQYPVRPTLQLLDHNNVFVLGDMAAMPAPGRERAPLTAQAAYQAAPVVAHNLAALIAGRSLKPFVYHHLGDMLTLGQGEAVVCGFGLCITGRLGAFSRRWAYWLRLPTMAHRWRVLKHRLGLR, from the coding sequence ATGCCGTCGAAGCGATCGCCCTATTCTGCCCCTGGATCGGTTGCCCCCACCGGGGACAGTGCTGTGCGGGTGTGTATTTTGGGCGGCGGGTTTGGCGGGCTGTACTGCGCTCTGGCGCTGCACCAGCACCTGGGAAAAATCTCCCGACCCGTGCATATTACCCTGGTGGAGCCGCGCGATCGCTTTAACTTTACCCCCCTGCTCTACGAGCTGCTCACCCAGGAGCTGGCCCCCTGGGAAATTGCGCCTGCCTATACAGATTTACTGAAGCATACCGCCGTTGATCTGCGCCAAGACTGGGCTGAGCAGATCGATTTAGCCCAGCGCCGCGTCACCCTGCGCCAGGGCTCACCGCTGACCTACGACTATCTGGTGGTGGCGTTGGGTAGTCAGCTGCGGCCACCGTTGGTGGCCGGTAGTCAGGCCCATAGCCTCCCCTTTAACAGCCTGGGCGATGCCGAACGCCTAGAGCGGCGGCTGGGCGATCTTGCCCACCAGCCTACTGTGCAGGTGGTGGTGGCCGGGGCCGGCCCCAGCGGCGTTGAGCTAGCCTGCAAACTCAGCGATCGCCTTGGCTCCCGAGGCCACGTCACTGTAGTAGACCGGCGGGGAGAAATTTTGCGATCGTATCCTGAGCGGGTGCAGCGCGCCGCAGGCCGCGCCTTGGGTAAGCGAGGTATAGCGGTGTATCTCAATGCAGCCATCGACGGGGTAGACGCCACCGGGCTGACCTTTGGCCACGGTGGGCAGCCCCACCATGCCCCGGCCGATATCGTGCTGTGGACGGTGGGCACTGTGCCCCGCCCCTGGCTGGGCGGCGATGCTCTTAAGCCCACCCCCTTTGGTCAATATCCGGTGCGGCCTACCCTGCAACTGCTGGACCACAACAATGTATTTGTGCTGGGCGATATGGCCGCCATGCCCGCTCCAGGTCGTGAACGGGCTCCCTTAACCGCGCAGGCGGCTTACCAAGCCGCCCCGGTTGTTGCCCACAATCTGGCGGCGCTGATCGCTGGGCGATCGCTCAAACCCTTTGTATATCATCACCTGGGCGACATGCTCACCCTGGGACAGGGGGAAGCAGTGGTGTGTGGCTTTGGTCTGTGTATCACCGGGCGGCTGGGGGCATTTTCCCGACGGTGGGCCTACTGGCTGCGGCTGCCGACTATGGCCCACCGCTGGCGGGTGCTCAAGCATCGCTTAGGCTTGCGGTAA
- a CDS encoding 4'-phosphopantetheinyl transferase family protein, with translation MSEFCPGQPPPNTPPGIDLWLLPIDTVAPLDLEPLRDCLSSSEQAHLEQMRLPQAQRRFLLSRGCLRHLLSRYTEASPGGLRFVYGPRGKPALTPIKPGGTVPQFNLSHSGHRLLIAVSLADCVTAVGVDVEALRSVSHLPALCRRYLTPTEAKTVLALAPPLADHRFLRYWTGKEACLKALGLGIVDDAMHTLELSLGDQVSPVPTPLPLTVHPLTARQRLEHPGQVYQWQPEAGYWGAIAVQCSCRDPLPLRLFTITPAALVAGATPEANTP, from the coding sequence ATGTCTGAGTTTTGCCCAGGACAGCCCCCTCCTAACACACCGCCAGGTATTGACCTCTGGCTATTGCCGATCGATACCGTTGCCCCCCTAGATTTAGAGCCTTTAAGGGACTGTCTATCCTCCTCAGAGCAAGCCCATCTGGAGCAGATGCGACTGCCCCAGGCCCAGCGGCGGTTTTTGCTCAGTCGAGGCTGCTTACGCCATCTACTCAGCCGCTACACAGAAGCATCCCCAGGCGGTCTGAGGTTTGTCTACGGCCCTCGGGGCAAGCCAGCTCTCACCCCGATCAAGCCGGGGGGCACGGTGCCCCAGTTCAATCTGTCCCACAGCGGGCACCGATTGCTCATCGCCGTGAGCTTGGCAGACTGCGTTACCGCAGTCGGGGTTGACGTAGAAGCGCTACGGTCCGTATCTCATCTGCCGGCGCTGTGTCGCCGCTACCTCACCCCAACCGAGGCCAAGACCGTTTTGGCGCTCGCGCCACCGCTAGCCGACCACCGTTTTTTGCGCTACTGGACCGGCAAAGAGGCCTGCCTAAAAGCTCTGGGGCTGGGCATTGTCGACGATGCTATGCACACCCTGGAACTCAGCCTGGGGGACCAGGTTTCCCCAGTGCCAACTCCCCTGCCTTTGACGGTTCACCCGTTGACGGCCCGTCAGCGGCTAGAACACCCTGGGCAAGTTTACCAGTGGCAGCCAGAGGCGGGATATTGGGGGGCGATCGCAGTTCAATGCTCCTGTCGCGATCCGCTCCCGTTGCGCCTGTTCACCATCACCCCTGCCGCCCTGGTAGCAGGGGCGACCCCAGAGGCAAACACCCCGTAA
- a CDS encoding protein kinase domain-containing protein — protein sequence MPISANFQPESRPIGGRYRLIQPLGAGGFGQTFSAQDLHLPGHPLCVVKQLKPQVTTAEELQTARRLFDTEAQTLYKLGAHPQIPGLLAHFEEDQEFYLAQEYIQGHSLADELGAPWNEAQVVAFLGDLLGILAFVHGHGVIHRDIKPSNLIRRATDNRIVLIDFGAVKQVSTQATALRSGLSHTISIGTQGYMPSEQVAGRPQFSSDIYAVGILGIQALTGYPPTELHPDPHSGELDWQGFTPRATPALLEVLDTMVCYDFRTRYTTAAEALAALRRLPPNLSRYVPGAIAPPGQSPPATQANPTIAVGRRRDRTQLTVPQTPAQQPAPRRAPQRAPRQDSSPSSGNWLPLAAGAMVAIAALLGWQMWRWAVAPDAETPTVVTTPADEVPPNTEPEPDPQPEAATTSPPAARAPSPEVEPEAPAAPEPEVTAAPEPVVEAEDAPAPPPEPQSELTPAAAQATVSALYSYVSNQSWDAARSQFGGSLAQQFDPGFFAQFDRVSVENLRVTGQTADTVEFVGENTYVYPDGSTQREQRSFTVQMQDGQPRIVGSSFRGVLQAR from the coding sequence ATGCCCATTTCTGCCAATTTTCAACCTGAGTCTAGACCGATTGGGGGCCGCTACCGGCTGATTCAGCCCCTAGGGGCTGGAGGCTTTGGGCAAACCTTTAGCGCCCAAGATCTACACCTGCCGGGGCACCCGCTATGTGTTGTCAAGCAACTCAAGCCCCAGGTCACCACGGCTGAAGAGCTACAGACGGCGCGGCGGCTGTTTGACACCGAGGCCCAGACCCTCTACAAGCTGGGGGCACACCCGCAGATTCCGGGATTGCTGGCCCACTTTGAAGAAGACCAGGAGTTTTACCTGGCCCAGGAATATATCCAGGGTCATTCTCTGGCCGATGAGTTGGGTGCTCCCTGGAACGAGGCTCAGGTGGTGGCGTTTCTGGGCGATCTGCTGGGAATTTTAGCCTTTGTCCACGGCCACGGCGTCATCCACCGCGACATCAAGCCCTCAAACCTAATTCGCCGCGCCACCGACAACCGCATTGTGCTGATCGATTTTGGCGCGGTCAAGCAGGTCAGTACCCAGGCCACCGCCCTGCGCTCTGGCCTCAGTCACACCATCTCGATTGGCACCCAAGGCTATATGCCCAGTGAGCAGGTGGCCGGGCGGCCCCAGTTCAGCAGCGATATCTATGCCGTTGGCATTTTGGGTATTCAGGCTCTGACCGGTTACCCGCCCACTGAGTTGCACCCCGACCCCCACAGCGGCGAACTCGACTGGCAGGGCTTTACGCCCAGGGCCACCCCGGCGCTGCTAGAGGTGTTAGACACGATGGTGTGCTACGACTTTCGCACCCGCTACACCACCGCCGCCGAAGCGTTGGCCGCTTTGAGACGGTTGCCGCCAAATTTGAGCCGGTACGTACCAGGAGCAATCGCACCCCCCGGCCAGTCTCCCCCGGCGACCCAGGCCAACCCAACGATCGCGGTGGGTCGCCGCCGCGATCGCACCCAGCTTACCGTCCCCCAAACCCCAGCCCAGCAGCCAGCACCCCGGCGAGCACCCCAGCGAGCACCCCGGCAAGACTCATCGCCATCCTCCGGGAACTGGCTGCCGCTGGCGGCAGGGGCAATGGTGGCGATCGCCGCCCTGCTCGGCTGGCAAATGTGGCGCTGGGCCGTTGCCCCCGATGCCGAAACGCCTACTGTCGTGACAACGCCTGCAGATGAAGTGCCTCCAAACACTGAACCTGAACCTGACCCTCAACCGGAAGCCGCGACGACTTCGCCACCTGCGGCCAGAGCGCCATCGCCCGAGGTTGAACCTGAGGCACCGGCTGCCCCAGAGCCAGAGGTCACAGCCGCCCCAGAACCAGTTGTTGAGGCTGAAGACGCTCCTGCACCACCCCCAGAGCCCCAGAGCGAGCTAACCCCGGCAGCCGCTCAAGCGACGGTGAGCGCGCTCTATAGCTACGTGTCTAACCAGTCGTGGGATGCGGCGCGATCGCAGTTTGGCGGCTCGTTGGCCCAGCAGTTTGACCCCGGCTTTTTTGCCCAGTTTGATCGCGTCTCGGTCGAGAATCTGCGGGTGACGGGGCAAACCGCCGACACCGTGGAGTTTGTGGGCGAGAACACCTACGTCTACCCCGACGGCTCGACCCAGCGAGAGCAGCGCAGCTTTACGGTGCAAATGCAGGACGGCCAGCCGCGCATTGTGGGATCTAGCTTTAGAGGAGTATTGCAGGCTCGGTAG
- a CDS encoding LanC-like protein, with protein sequence MYQLKRHETLAASAWNEDQVRATIEAIAHDTEQQWDEQTYWPIHPLDRDFPPPVPAYRSLYSGAAGVVWALHYLHQAQAITLDLDLAALMPRIHETYRQAPDTGSVVPSFFLGEVGIALVRWRLCPEDATAQTIFDQVAANIANPTNEALWAAPGTMLAALWMAQWTGANRWVDLYRRNVDYLWQQWHYNPTWDCYLWTQDLYGSISQMTGPAHGYAGNLYALLRGADWLSDEQRQTLYQRTAQMLLNTAHIKGNTANWYPTVTRNWLLNRMLVQWCHGAPGMVTSLAQTYPVGRSEPLETLLLQAGEMTWQAGPLKKGTNLCHGTAGNGYAFLKLFRRTGDQLWLERSRQFAMHAIAQYQREKERYGLGRYSLWTGDLGLAVYLWHCITTEADLPSWDVM encoded by the coding sequence ATGTACCAGCTCAAACGCCACGAAACTCTGGCGGCATCGGCATGGAACGAAGACCAGGTGCGGGCGACGATCGAAGCGATCGCCCACGACACTGAGCAGCAGTGGGATGAGCAGACCTACTGGCCTATCCATCCCCTCGATCGCGACTTTCCGCCGCCTGTGCCCGCCTATAGGTCGTTGTACAGCGGGGCGGCAGGGGTGGTTTGGGCATTGCACTACCTGCACCAGGCCCAGGCTATTACCCTAGACCTCGACTTGGCTGCACTGATGCCCCGCATCCATGAGACCTACCGTCAGGCTCCAGACACGGGCAGCGTGGTACCCTCCTTTTTTCTAGGAGAAGTGGGGATTGCACTGGTGCGCTGGCGATTGTGCCCAGAGGATGCGACCGCCCAAACTATCTTTGACCAGGTGGCAGCGAACATCGCCAACCCTACTAACGAAGCCCTCTGGGCGGCCCCCGGCACCATGCTGGCCGCCCTCTGGATGGCGCAGTGGACTGGGGCAAACCGCTGGGTTGACCTTTACCGCCGCAATGTCGACTACCTCTGGCAGCAGTGGCACTACAACCCTACCTGGGACTGCTACCTGTGGACTCAGGATCTCTATGGATCTATTAGCCAGATGACCGGCCCCGCCCACGGTTACGCTGGTAACCTCTACGCCCTGCTGCGCGGAGCAGACTGGCTCTCGGATGAACAGCGCCAAACTCTCTACCAACGCACCGCCCAGATGCTGCTCAACACTGCCCACATTAAGGGCAACACAGCGAACTGGTACCCTACGGTGACCCGCAACTGGCTGCTCAACCGCATGCTGGTGCAGTGGTGCCACGGCGCACCGGGGATGGTGACCAGCCTGGCCCAAACCTATCCGGTGGGGCGATCGGAGCCGTTAGAGACCCTACTTCTGCAAGCAGGGGAAATGACCTGGCAGGCCGGGCCACTGAAGAAAGGTACCAACCTGTGCCACGGTACCGCAGGCAATGGCTATGCCTTTTTGAAACTCTTTCGCCGCACCGGAGATCAACTGTGGCTGGAGCGATCGCGCCAGTTTGCCATGCATGCGATCGCTCAATACCAGCGAGAAAAGGAACGCTATGGCCTGGGGCGTTACAGCTTGTGGACAGGCGATCTGGGGCTTGCCGTTTATCTATGGCACTGCATCACCACCGAGGCCGACCTACCCAGTTGGGATGTTATGTAG